One region of Haloprofundus salilacus genomic DNA includes:
- a CDS encoding DUF7269 family protein, whose translation MRTVTAFVGLLATVFGFAVVADRGLAGLFDLDYLVVTLVGALALVQGVRYGLKRRKTPFHATKTDDPELRYHVPTPGDDIDIDSASGRSLGRAQKQERVRERLREAALETLTGYGGLTLEEAEARLDAGTWTDDPVAAAALQESPPRPSLASRLRAMFRTESPFARSARRVVDELVAIQEGRR comes from the coding sequence GTGAGGACCGTCACCGCGTTCGTCGGTCTTCTCGCGACGGTGTTCGGGTTCGCCGTCGTCGCCGACCGGGGTCTCGCCGGACTGTTCGACCTCGACTACCTCGTCGTGACGCTCGTCGGCGCGCTCGCGCTCGTCCAGGGCGTCCGGTACGGTCTGAAGCGCCGCAAGACGCCGTTTCACGCGACGAAGACCGACGACCCGGAGCTCCGATACCACGTGCCGACGCCGGGCGACGACATCGACATCGACTCCGCGAGCGGGCGCTCGCTGGGACGCGCACAGAAACAAGAGCGAGTCCGAGAACGCCTCCGCGAGGCGGCGCTGGAGACGCTGACGGGTTACGGTGGACTGACGCTCGAGGAGGCGGAGGCGCGGCTCGACGCCGGGACGTGGACCGACGACCCGGTCGCGGCCGCCGCGCTGCAGGAGTCGCCGCCCCGTCCGTCGCTCGCCTCCCGACTCCGGGCGATGTTCCGCACCGAGTCGCCGTTCGCGCGGAGCGCCCGCCGCGTCGTCGACGAGCTCGTGGCGATTCAGGAGGGGAGACGGTGA